The Hymenobacter sp. DG25A nucleotide sequence GCCGCGAAATTCGCAAAGCCTTTGTACCGCGCGACGAAAACCACCTGCTGCTGGCCGCCGACTACTCGCAGATTGAGCTGCGCATCATGGCCGATTTTTCGGGCGACAAAACCATGATTGAGTCGTTCCGCCAAGGGCTTGATATTCACGCCAGCACTGCCAGCAAGGTGTTTAAAGTGCCCTTGGACCAGGTAGATGGCGAGATGCGCCGCCGGGCCAAAATGGTCAATTTTGGCATCATATACGGCATTTCGGCCTTCGGGCTGGCCCAGCGCCTGGGCGTTTCGCGCAAGGAGGCTACCGAAATTATTGAAGCCTATTTCACGGAGTTTTCCTCGGTGAAGCAGTTCATGGACGACAGCATCAACCGCGCCCGGGAGCTGGAATATGCCGAAACCCTGCTGGGCCGCCGCCGCTACCTGCGCGACATCAACTCCCGCAACGCCACGCTCCGCGGCTACACGGAACGCAACGCCATTAACGCCCCCATCCAGGGCACCGCGGCCGACATCATCAAGAAGGCCATGATCAACATTCATCACTGGCTCCTGGAAGAAAAGCTGGGCACCAAAATGATTCTGCAGGTGCACGATGAATTGGTGTTCGATGCTGTGAAAGAGGAAATTGCGTACATCACGCCCAAAATCAGGGAGCTGATGGTTAATGCCCTGCCCCTGCCCCACGGCGTGCCCATGGAAGTGGAAGTAGGCACCGGCCGCAACTGGCTGGAAGCGCACTAGCCCCGGTATCCGGCGCAGCCCATTGGCCGTATACCCCACGGCCGGGCTACTCCTGGTGCTCTCTGTATGCTAGAAAACCCACCCACTACTACCCTGCAAAATGTTGCCCGTGGCTTGCTGGCCACCTTTATGATAACGGCAGGCATAGGGCACCTCACCTTTGCCCGGCAGGATTTTCAGGCCCAGGTACCCGATTTTATTCCGCTGGATAAGGATACGGTGGTGCTACAATCGGGAGTGGTAGAAATTGGGCTGGGCCTGGCGCTGCTCGTCTGGAAGTCGCGCCGTGCCGATCTGGGGTTGGGCTTAGCCGTATTTTACGCACTGGTGCTTCCAGGTAATGTGCATCAGTACACGCACCATATTTCTGCCTTCGGCCTCGATACGGATGCTAAACGGCTTGGGCGGCTATTCTTCCAGCCCGTGCTGATGGGTTGGGCCCTGTGGTCGACGGGTGCTCTTCGTGCGCTAAAGCGTAAGTAAGTTCTGGCCTATTAAGCCAATAGCCATTAAACGAGAACTGCCGCCGCTATCGATAGCGGCGGCAGTTCTCGTTTAAATAAGAATATAAGCTGGTAGCTGATAATCCTGTGTCTAACTTCTCACTCTCTATTCCACTCTGGTAAACATTAATTTCTAGTGTATAAAGTGTCTTTTTGGGATGATAAGTATTGACGCTACATTACTAAGTGGCAGGCATCTAATTGAGATGTTTCGTAAACACTGCTCAACGCCCAATAAACCCATCCCCTAGGAGTAGCTTTCATAGAAAGAAGGATAAATGAGGAAGGATGTCTTACACGTGCATGACCGGCACCTACCTATATTGGTTGCATGGGGTTTGCAAAGAATAATGTTATTCTCCTTCCCAGCGTACAATGCCCCGGAAGCATCTGCCTATAACCTATGCGGCTCCTTGCAGTTTAAGCCCTGTATGAGTGCTATTGAACTTTCAGAAACCACCGCTTCTTTTGACGTGGTTATTATTGGGGCCGGGCCGGTGGGACTGGCCTGCGCCATTGAGGCCAAGCGGCGCGGCTTTACTGTGTGCGTGGTAGATAAAGGCGCGCTGGTAAACTCCCTGGTGGGCTACCCCACCAACATGGAGTTCTTCTCCACACCCGAGCTGCTCGAAATTGGCGGCTACCCCTTTCCCACCTCGCATTACAAACCCCTGCGCGAAGACGCCCTGGACTACTACCACCGCGTAGCCAGTTCTGAAAAAATTCCCCTGCGCCTCTACGAGGCAGTAGCCGGGCTGGAAGGCGAGCCAGGCCGGTATGAAGTAGTCACGGAGAAAGGCCGCATAGCCTGCGCCGCTGTGATAATAGCTACTGGCTTTTATGATATTCCCAACTACCTGAACGTGCCCGGCGAAGACCTGCCGCACGTGAGTCACTACTACAAAGAGCCCTACGCCCACGTGGGCCAGCCGGTGGTGGTTATCGGGGCCAAAAACTCCTCGGCCAAAGCCGCCCTTCAGCTGCTGCGCGCCGGAGCCGAGGTGACTATGGTAGTGCGGGGGGCCGAGGTAAGCGAGTCAGTGAAATACTGGATCCGGCCTGATTTGCTGAACCGCATTGCCGAAGGCCGCATTAAGGCCCATTTCAGCAGCAGTGTGCAGCGCGTTACCCCTGATGCCGTGGAGATACTCACCCCGGAAGGCCCGCTTACTCTGCCTACCAGCCACGTATATGCCCTCACCGGCTACCGCCCCAACTACGCGCTGCTGGCCGCCCTGGGCATTACCACCCGCGACGATGCCGCGTGCACACCCTGGCACAACTCCGATACCTTTGAAACCAACCGCCCGGGCGTATACCTGGCGGGCACCGTGTGCGGCGGCCTGAACACCAGCCGCTGGTTTATTGAAAACGGCCGCCACCATGCGGCCGTTATTGCCGCGCACATTTCTCCGGTTTGCACGGCGGGGTAACACTGGCAATACAAAAGCCCGTTCTTCCTAAGGGAAAAACGGGCTTTACAGTAGCACTATAACTTATTCCAGCCGTTAGAAAGCAGCGTAAGTAAGCGTGTAAGTCAGAGTCGTTTCCTGACCCGTATCCGGATCAACTTCTTTCTCCGTGTATTTCTGAATCATGGTAGTCGCCGTCAGCTCCACCAGATCAACCGTGTAGGAATCCCCACCGCCAATCTCAGAAATTTTCAACTTGGTTTCGTCAGATTCGAAGTTCCATGCTACTTTCTGTGTCTGCGGGTCGCTTGCCATATCATCACACTTAGTAGCTCCTTGGTCGAGGATAGCGGTTTTGTCTGTGCTGAACTTCTCGAAATCATCCTTCTGGCACGGCTCCATATCAGCGAAAATGTCCTGAGAATAGGTGCTTGAACCCGAAGTCAACGACCCAACGGCAGCTGACAAACGCCAGTTCTTAGCTGTCAGCAATTCCGTTTTTGTCTTCGGCTTGTTGTCATCATTATCCTTCTTACAAGCCGTGAAGGAGCCTACGAATAGCAGGGCAATAAACAGGCGGAAAATGGGTTTTATGCGAATAAATGAAAGAGTAAATAAGTGGTCTGTAAATGCCTGCTGATAGAACCGGCGCAAAGTATGGCACAAGTATAGTCTTTCCGGCTTACTTCTGGCTGGAAAATACATAAAAAAGGCCCCCTGCTGGCAGGGAGCCTTTTTTATTGGGGTGTTTAGGAACACCTAGGGGAACGTTACGCCACTGTAGGCATTAGGATCTACCTGAGGTACCGAAGCATTGTAAGTCTGGTTGATTACCCGGATGAACTCATTGGCTACCACGGCATAACCGCGGGACGTAGGGTGCACACCGTCCAGCGAGAACAGGTTACCAGCAATGTAAGCCGTGGTATTGTTCACGGCATTTACGGCGTAGCCATTGTTCACAATAGTGGAGAAGAAGGCGTTCATATCCACCACCGGCTGCTTGTACTGACGGGCTGACTTTGCAATGATAGAGTTCAGCTGAGCCGTGCGGGAGTTAATAGCACTAATCTCGTCCGCATCCAGCACATACTGGCTGGGCAGCGGGTTGCTCATCGTGGGCGCGTAGCCTACCCCAACCGGGAAGGGATTAGTAGCCGGATCAGCAGAAGGCGTACCGATAACAGCGCTGGAGGTCAGCACCAGCAAATCGGTGGGCAGTGCTGCGCGAACTTCCCCTTTGCCCGTGGTAATAAACAGGCCGGCAGTGGAAGCATTGGGCAGATTAGGATTGGCTTTGATGCTGGCGTTGATAGCCGCTACCCGTACCGTAGTGAAGTAAGGCAAGGCCGATACCGCAGGAATATTGGCCACGGCACCTTTTACCGTACCATTCTTGGAGATGGTAGCCAGCAGTGCGCGGTAACCAATGCCAAAGCGGGTTGTATCGGTCATGGCGCTGAACGGGTTGGTAGCACTGGCCACGCCACCAGCGGTGGCATAGGTCAGTACATCGTTGCTGCCCAGCCACATGGTGAAGAACGTGGGGCTGGCTTGGCCGATGTACGTCAGGTAATCCGTAGAAGGAGCCTCGGCCGCGGGGAGCAAACGGTTGAAGAAGGGGTTGATAACGCCGTAAGGAGCCAAACCACCCGTGAGAGCCGATACGCTGGAAAGAACCGAAATACCGGGTACCGCCAGGTTATTAGACTGGGCACCGGTGTAGGCGGCCAGCTGGTTCTGGCCGCTGGGGAGCGTAGCACCGGTGTAAGCCGTCTTATCGGTTACGTTTTCCAGCTTAGGCGTGCCATTGGCGTTGAAGCCGGTGAAGCGCAGGAAGCCGCTGCCGTTCTCCTGGCCGGCGGCGAAAGCAGGCTGCACAAAGCTGCCACCACCTACTTTGGCAAACTGCTGGGCCAGAATAGCGGGGTAAGACAGCGCCTGCGAGGCGTTGGACAAACCACCATTGGAGTAACCGGCCGTGAGGGAGTTACCTACGGCTACATATTTCGAGAAGTCGGCGGAGCCTTTATCTGATTTGGGAGCTTCCAGCTCAGGCTGGCAACCGCCCAGCACCAGACCCAGCAATGCCAGGCCCGGCAGTGATTTTTTAAACAGAGTAATCATCGGAGTCAGAGAAGTAGACGCTTAGAAAGTGTAGTTGAGGCCAATACCGGGAATTACAATCTGCGTTTTGTAAGTGCCTGCTACCCGGTCAGTCGTCTTATTGTTCAGCAGATCCTGCTGGGTCTGCGTGCGCTTCATCAGGCTGATGAACTGAGTAGAGACGTCTACTGAGAAATGCTCGCCTGCTTTGTAGGAAACACCCGCGGTAGCCCCAATACGGTCAGCGTCCGGCGTTTCCGGCGACACGTAGCCATCTTTCACCGGCGACATATCATACGAACCACCGGCCCGCACCGTGAGAACGTCGGTCAGCTTGTACTGGCCACCCAAGCGCAGGGTAAGCGCATCCTGGTAGAAGCGCTTGGATGTGCTGCTGGTAGCGCCGCCCACGGGCCCGTTGAAGGTGAAATCGAGGCTGCGGTATTTGCT carries:
- a CDS encoding YpdA family putative bacillithiol disulfide reductase — protein: MSAIELSETTASFDVVIIGAGPVGLACAIEAKRRGFTVCVVDKGALVNSLVGYPTNMEFFSTPELLEIGGYPFPTSHYKPLREDALDYYHRVASSEKIPLRLYEAVAGLEGEPGRYEVVTEKGRIACAAVIIATGFYDIPNYLNVPGEDLPHVSHYYKEPYAHVGQPVVVIGAKNSSAKAALQLLRAGAEVTMVVRGAEVSESVKYWIRPDLLNRIAEGRIKAHFSSSVQRVTPDAVEILTPEGPLTLPTSHVYALTGYRPNYALLAALGITTRDDAACTPWHNSDTFETNRPGVYLAGTVCGGLNTSRWFIENGRHHAAVIAAHISPVCTAG
- a CDS encoding SGNH/GDSL hydrolase family protein; translated protein: MITLFKKSLPGLALLGLVLGGCQPELEAPKSDKGSADFSKYVAVGNSLTAGYSNGGLSNASQALSYPAILAQQFAKVGGGSFVQPAFAAGQENGSGFLRFTGFNANGTPKLENVTDKTAYTGATLPSGQNQLAAYTGAQSNNLAVPGISVLSSVSALTGGLAPYGVINPFFNRLLPAAEAPSTDYLTYIGQASPTFFTMWLGSNDVLTYATAGGVASATNPFSAMTDTTRFGIGYRALLATISKNGTVKGAVANIPAVSALPYFTTVRVAAINASIKANPNLPNASTAGLFITTGKGEVRAALPTDLLVLTSSAVIGTPSADPATNPFPVGVGYAPTMSNPLPSQYVLDADEISAINSRTAQLNSIIAKSARQYKQPVVDMNAFFSTIVNNGYAVNAVNNTTAYIAGNLFSLDGVHPTSRGYAVVANEFIRVINQTYNASVPQVDPNAYSGVTFP